CGGTGTGGATGCGCAGCACCTCCTCGATCTGGGCGCCGACCTGGAGCACCGGGTTGAGCGCGGTCATGGGCTCCTGGAAAATCATGCCCATGCGCTGGCCGCGCAGGCGGCGCAGCTCCGCCGGCGTCTTGGTCAGCAGGTCCTCGCCCTGGAGCAGGATGCGCCCCGCCACCGGCCGGACCTGCTTGCCGGGCAAAAGCCCCATCACCGCGTGCGAGGTGACCGACTTGCCCGAACCGCTCTCGCCGACCACGCAGACGATTTCGCGCGGATGCACGGCGAAGCTGATGTCCTCGACGGCATGGCGGCGGTCGGCGCCTGCCGGCAGCTGGACGGTCAGGTTCTGGATGTCGAGGACGGGAGCTTCGGTCATCACATCCTCCGGGCGATGCGGGGATCGAGCGTGTCGCGCAGGCCGTCGCCCAGGATGTTCACGCCCAGAACGGTGAGCGCGAGCGCGATGCCCGGGAAGAAGATCGTCCAGGGCGCGATCTGGAACAGCGCGCGGCCCTCGGACATGATGTTGCCCCAGCTCGGGATGGCGGGCGGCGTGCCGGCGCCGAGAAAGCCCAGGATCGCCTCGGTCAGCATGGCCGAGGCGCAGACATAGGTCGCCTGGACGATCAGCGGCGGGATGGTGTTGGGCAGGACGTGGCGCGCCAGGATGACGGGCATGCGGGTGCCGGCGGCGACGGCGGCCTCGACATAGGGCTCCTCGCGCACGCTGAGCACGATCGAACGGACCAGGCGGACGACGCGCGGGATCTCCGGGATGGTGATCGCGATGGTCACGGTGGTCAGGCTGGCGCCGGACAGGGAGATCAGGGCGACCGCCAGCAGGATGCCGGGGATCGCCATGATGCCGTCCATGATCCGCATGACGACCGAGTCCAGCCAGCGGACGAAGCCGGCGACCAGGCCGATCAGCACGCCGGCCACCACGCTGAAGAAGGCGGCGAGCAGCCCGACGATCAGCGAGATCCGCGCGCCGTAGACGACGCGGCTGTACACGTCGCGGCCGAACATGTCGGTGCCGAACCAGAATTCCGCGCCGGGCGGCTTGAGGCGGGTGATCGGGTTGAGGCGGACCGGATCGCCGGTGAAGAGGAAGGGCGCGAACACCGCCGCCAGGATCATGACGATCAGGATCAGCCCGCCCAGGACGGCGGTGGGGTAGCGGGCGAGGAGCGAGCGCCGCCAGGTCGCGGCCCGACCGGGACGCGACGCGTCCGTTTCACGGGCGCTCTCGAAGGTCGTGCTCAATAGCGTATCCTCGGGTCGAGCACCGTGTAGGCGATATCGACCAGCAGGTTGATCAGGACGTAGACGCCGCTGAAGACGATGATCATGCCCTGGATGATCGGGTAGTCGCGCGCGGTGATCGCGTCGACCACGAGGCGTCCGAGGCCGGGAATGTTGAACACGCTCTCGGTCACCACGACGCCGCCGATCAGAAGCGCGACGCCGATGCCGATGATGGTGACGATCGGCACGGCGGCGTTGCGCAAGGCATGATGCATCAGGACCTTGCGCTCGACCTGGCCCTTGGCGCGCGCGGTGCGGATGTAGTCCTCGTCCAGGATCTCCAGCACCGAGGCGCGCGTGATCCGGGCGATCAGCGCGACATACGGGCCGGCCAGGGTGAGGGTCGGCAGGATGATGGTCGAGGCGAACGCGCCGATGC
Above is a genomic segment from Geminicoccaceae bacterium SCSIO 64248 containing:
- a CDS encoding ABC transporter permease, producing the protein MSTTFESARETDASRPGRAATWRRSLLARYPTAVLGGLILIVMILAAVFAPFLFTGDPVRLNPITRLKPPGAEFWFGTDMFGRDVYSRVVYGARISLIVGLLAAFFSVVAGVLIGLVAGFVRWLDSVVMRIMDGIMAIPGILLAVALISLSGASLTTVTIAITIPEIPRVVRLVRSIVLSVREEPYVEAAVAAGTRMPVILARHVLPNTIPPLIVQATYVCASAMLTEAILGFLGAGTPPAIPSWGNIMSEGRALFQIAPWTIFFPGIALALTVLGVNILGDGLRDTLDPRIARRM